ttttaaagcatgagaacgagggcttaaaggaggctcttcaacataaaaagaagcacaggaagaagggcaaagctcttgaccttcaacagcgccaggagtatcacggtggctctgtcttctggtctcctcgcaagctgcgtgaggctcgagctagagaagcagtacgggagcgagatgagacggaggagaaactccaaaaagcacggtccaagaagcagcgcgaggaggctcgactgcagcgtcaagatgagctcgaggagaggcgtgtggagaggcagagactcaaggagatgagggagcttgagcgagctgagaaagcagctgaacgcgcgcgccagaaggaggagagagacgctgctaaagctatacaactaccccaaaagggaaagaggagagcttcagcagctacctcatcgaacaacaagcgtcaaaaacgcgttgaggctgctcgcgctggtgctcaagttcaagaagagcctccagctcctccatcaaagctcacatcacgtggccgcaacgtcaacctcccatcaaaatatagatagtacaagttgatcgcaagcatctaattactccccctctataaattcgtataataacagcttatatacgtggcttaatagcttcatttttgaagtagtggatatggtgttccccgcgcatcacgcgaatccgcgcatcacgcgcacggacacgttacTGGTCTGTGCGGTACTATAAGCAGCAGTGCACAGCCTGAAAAAGCAGCACTTCATGACGCAGTAATCCAAATGCGACGTACATGTCTCCTATAAAAACAAGGAGTTCAATTGCAAAGACTCCGCCCAAGCTGCAGCTTTTCCCCCGGCCACATAAAAACGCCACAATGGACCCTCTCATTGCAGAACTGGTGGACGCGGAGGCACACAAGACGCATACACGGCCGAGCACCCCTCCATCGGCCGAAACCCCGCCACCAAGCCGCCTCTGGGCCATCAGTGACATCCACCTCTCCTTCAAGGGCAACCGCGATGCCCTCGAGAAGCTCCTTCCGCATCCGCACGACGATCTGATTCTCTGCGGAGATGTAGGCGAGAGCGCCGAACATTGTCGCATTGCCTTTACAAAGGTCAAAGAGTGCTTCAGAGACGTGTTTTGGGTGCCGGGCAACCATGAGCTATATACTCTGCCGTCGGAGAAAGAGCATGGCGCAAGAGGCGAGGCCAAATACATGGAGTGCGTTGCGATAGCGCGGGAATTCGGCATCCTCACGCCTGAAGACGACTTTACCGTTTGGGAAGGTGAAGGAGGCCCATGTCTGATTGCGCCCATCTTCACGCTGTATGACTACAGCTTCCGGCCCGATGACGTGAAGCTTGAAGATGCGCTTGCGTGGGCGAGGGAAAAGGATATAGAAGCGACCGACGAGCATCTGCTGCACCCCGACCCTTACCCGTCGCGTATCGAATGGTGCCATGCGCTTGTGGAGAAGACGGAGAAGAAGCTCGCAGAAGCAGTCGCAGCGCATCCAGACATGCCGCTGATCATAATCGCGCATTGGCCGCTACGAGAGGATCTCGTGACTTTGACAAACATCCCACGCTTCTCGCTATGGTGCGGCACAAAGAAGACGGCAGATTGGCATAACAAGTTCAACGCAAAGGTTGTTGTTACCGGTCACCTGCATATTAGGAGGACAGATTGGATAGACAATACCCGCTTCGAAGAGGTGAGTCTGGGATACCCGAGGCAGTGGAACCACTGTCTGGAGAAGGGTCTCGACATCAATGACTTGCTTCGTGAGATACTGCCGGGTGCGGAGATACCGCCCGCAGGTCAGCGGAGCACCGTGTGGAGGATGTACGGATGAAGCAAATCCAGTGGCATTTGCAACACCATCACGAGGCTGTACCATGCCAAGGTGTAGTGTGCGCGTTCGCTCCATGAGTTAGAGTCGTGCTGCATCGTTTGAATGTTGTAAGCCTGTACCATGCCAATGCTACCCCACGTTCGCCATGCCTGAAATGTACCCATCTTTGCTCTTGGTCAACCTTTGTGACTTTTTTTAGGTACGTATTTCGAATTTCCCGACGTCCCTCCAATCACGTTTATCCAGCGATTCTGCCCTTTTCTCACCCTGCTTCCGCGAGGCTCCGGTCAATTCAATCCACCGCATGTCTATAGCAGTACACGTAGACTAGCTTCGGGCTACTATCCATTTTCTCATCCATAATACCTAGACCACCAAATCACGCTACCCTGTTAAATCTGACGATCGCCCTCATGCCTTCTCTCCAAGAGGAAAATGGACCGCAAAAGCTGCCATAACCGAATCGCCACGGTAACGCCGTAGTCGTGCTACATAGTTAATCACGTAGTACGCAAAAACGGCGAATTGTCATTGGTGCATTAGGGCATAAGCGCTGCGACGAATGGGTTGCTCTTCGTACTGCTTGTTTGTGTGAGTTCGTTCAGTCGTAATCGCAGACTACCCGTATGGGAGAAAGCATCGCCTGGGCGTCATATTTTAGCAAAACGTGATAGAATCTCTGGAGACAGAAACGGTGAGGATACGGGTATAATTAGCAAGAGCTTGGAGACCATGTGGAAGAAGGACTGCCGATAAGGCGGATATAAGAGAGAAGGGTAAATCCTGCACAAGACCATTTCATTCCATTCAACCACCTTCCTTGGACAATGAGATCAGTAAACATGTTCAACTTACGGACCCTTTCCATCCAGCTCCTCGCAGCTGCGAGCATCGTCCTGGCCTCGCCACTCGCTCTGAACACCCGCACCCTCGTCAATCACGATGCTGTGGTTGGCTTCCCGGAAGCCGTGCCCGGTACCCTTAGTGGAAAGCTCATGCTCAGGCACAAGCCCTACCTGAAGGTTTTCAACGGCTGTGTGCCCTTTCCCGCCGTCGATGCCGCAGGTAACACTGGGTAAGCGTCAACCCCGCGTACCATTTACAGCACAAAGAAAAGGACTAACATATGAAAAACAGCGGTGGACTAAGTCCAACTGGCGGCAGCAACGACGGCTGTTCTTCAAGCCCTGGCCAAGTCTACGCCCGCGCCGGTGAATACAATGGAGCCTGGGCCATCATGTACAGCTGGTACATGCCCAAAGACTCGCCTGCTACAAGTCTTGGCCACCGTCACGACTGGGAAGGTATTGTCGTCTGGCTATCCTCTTACACGGAAACTGCCACTGTGCGCGGTGTTGCCATTTCCGCCCATGGAGGTTATTCCAAGCACCCGCAGCCGGCGCTTCAGAATGGACACCCCACGATCGGCTATTACTCCTACTATCCACTGAACCACCAGCTTATTTCTACCGAAGAGGTGGGTACTTGGCAGCCGCTGATTGCCTGGGGGAACCTGACTCCGGCGGCGCGCAAGGCGCTTCAAGATACGGATTTTGGGGCTGCGGAGCCCCCTTTCAAAGATGGCAGGTTTGAAAATCATTTGGCCCAGGCTTTCATCTAGACAATACTCAAGGACAATGCTGTGGTGGAGCAAACAGGGATGAACACACCCGAATGGCGCTCAGACAGGGGAAACCATAGGGATCGCGACGGATCCTATCGAACATCACTCTGACAACTACATACACACACAACAAAAACCTAATCTCTAATACTGCATCGAGCACACGTTCCCGTGGGAAAATCCTCCACTACAATGCATGTAATTGAAATAGTCAATCACGACTTCGGTCAAGCACTCCAGCATGGAGCCGAAATGTGTTGCGGATATAGTGATGATTTGGAGGACTTTTGCTCATATGATTATGCAGTCCTAGTACTATGAACTCACTCCGTACATTCGATACACCATGCTAGCCCGAGTAGCCTGGCGGTGGGCCGGCTGGCGGTGCATACTCGGGTGGGGGAGCTTCACCACCTAATCCCGTACCTGCCATGCCTGAGGCGCCCAAGATGCTTCTGAAAGCGGACTCACGCGCCCACTGTAACACCTGCCTGGCACTTTGCAGCTTGCTCTGTGCCTCGGCCACCTCCCTCTGGAGAGTCTTCTCTTGCTGTTCCCTCTGCCTGATGATATCACCCAACCTGTTGCCAGCGCCGTCGACCTGGCCAATAGACCTCTTGATCTCGTCGTGCATCTGCATATCTGTGAAGATATTATCAAAGACGACGTCGCTCCAGATGCTACCCATTGCGATATTCATCTGCCCCAGTCCGGGGATTTCGGGCGCAACTTGTTTGATCTGAGTTTGCAGCATG
The sequence above is a segment of the Pyrenophora tritici-repentis strain M4 chromosome 3, whole genome shotgun sequence genome. Coding sequences within it:
- a CDS encoding TolA, Membrane protein involved in colicin uptake: MDANVILRRFASTPEAERSSSSGLSDHDWRKLDRLVRAAVNDSHQYEARKLRSSVHHLSVQYELLKHENEGLKEALQHKKKHRKKGKALDLQQRQEYHGGSVFWSPRKLREARAREAVRERDETEEKLQKARSKKQREEARLQRQDELEERRVERQRLKEMRELERAEKAAERARQKEERDAAKAIQLPQKGKRRASAATSSNNKRQKRVEAARAGAQVQEEPPAPPSKLTSRGRNVNLPSKYR
- a CDS encoding Metallophos domain containing protein — translated: MDPLIAELVDAEAHKTHTRPSTPPSAETPPPSRLWAISDIHLSFKGNRDALEKLLPHPHDDLILCGDVGESAEHCRIAFTKVKECFRDVFWVPGNHELYTLPSEKEHGARGEAKYMECVAIAREFGILTPEDDFTVWEGEGGPCLIAPIFTLYDYSFRPDDVKLEDALAWAREKDIEATDEHLLHPDPYPSRIEWCHALVEKTEKKLAEAVAAHPDMPLIIIAHWPLREDLVTLTNIPRFSLWCGTKKTADWHNKFNAKVVVTGHLHIRRTDWIDNTRFEEVSLGYPRQWNHCLEKGLDINDLLREILPGAEIPPAGQRSTVWRMYG
- a CDS encoding necrosis-and ethylene-inducing protein 1 precursor → MFNLRTLSIQLLAAASIVLASPLALNTRTLVNHDAVVGFPEAVPGTLSGKLMLRHKPYLKVFNGCVPFPAVDAAGNTGGGLSPTGGSNDGCSSSPGQVYARAGEYNGAWAIMYSWYMPKDSPATSLGHRHDWEGIVVWLSSYTETATVRGVAISAHGGYSKHPQPALQNGHPTIGYYSYYPLNHQLISTEEVGTWQPLIAWGNLTPAARKALQDTDFGAAEPPFKDGRFENHLAQAFI